The following coding sequences are from one Dreissena polymorpha isolate Duluth1 chromosome 8, UMN_Dpol_1.0, whole genome shotgun sequence window:
- the LOC127841994 gene encoding uncharacterized protein LOC127841994 isoform X7, which produces MAYFWNNRPNSGKHPRNYRMSNKFSEHDNRNAFQNHGIYFGDGQTTRQLGRTLIDPQARLHTTDTNFLKHYGREVIDYDYHSTYQNTYKGRDTTEPPRYRRFHKSLPPAEPGTVPLTTTTTAWVPTNAPQYKTGTQVLAISQEPFLKHNPWKYSYHSKRNVYPPYDRRSEPVVDNMFNRYGAAFNQSSNFNSTGFSGFESLETTGCS; this is translated from the exons ATGGCGTATTTCTGGAACAATCGGCCGAATTCTGGGAAACATCCG AGAAACTACCGGATGTCCAACAAGTTCAGCGAGCATGACAACAGGAACGCCTTCCAGAATCACGGCATCTACTTCGGGGAC GGGCAGACCACCAGGCAGCTGGGACGTACCCTCATCGACCCCCAGGCTAGGTTACACACTACCGATACCAACTTCCTGAAACACTACGGACGCGAGGTCATCGACTACGACTACCACAGCACCTACCAGAACACGTACAAGGGCCGGGACACGACCGAACCACCGCGCTACAGACGGTTCCACAAGTCCCTACCGCCAGCAGAGCCAGGGACTGTCCCCCTGACAACCACGACAACCGCCTGGGTACCAACCAATGCTCCCCAGTACAAGACTGGTACCCAGGTGCTGGCAATAAGCCAGGAACCCTTTCTGAAGCACAACCCGTGGAAATATTCGTACCACTCCAAGAGGAACGTTTACCCGCCGTATGACCGTAGATCTGAGCCTGTAGTAGACAATATGTTCAATCGTTACGGAGCGGCCTTCAACCAGAGTTCTAATTTCAACTCAACAGGATTCAGTGGATTTGAGTCACTAGAAACAACAGGGTGTAGTTAG
- the LOC127841994 gene encoding uncharacterized protein LOC127841994 isoform X4 produces the protein MFLHKFSHRGAQSAGAGVRAETTSTGAMLAGPYRSTSAQQPLPPPPPFAEKSTRNYRMSNKFSEHDNRNAFQNHGIYFGDGQTTRQLGRTLIDPQARLHTTDTNFLKHYGREVIDYDYHSTYQNTYKGRDTTEPPRYRRFHKSLPPAEPGTVPLTTTTTAWVPTNAPQYKTGTQVLAISQEPFLKHNPWKYSYHSKRNVYPPYDRRSEPVVDNMFNRYGAAFNQSSNFNSTGFSGFESLETTGCS, from the exons ATGTTCTTGCACAAG TTCTCTCACCGAGGAGCCCAGTCCGCCGGGGCAGGTGTACGCGCGGAGACCACGAGCACAGGCGCTATGTTGGCCGGCCCGTACCGCTCAACGTCTGCGCAGCAGCCACTTCCGCCACCACCGCCGTTCGCCGAGAAATCCACG AGAAACTACCGGATGTCCAACAAGTTCAGCGAGCATGACAACAGGAACGCCTTCCAGAATCACGGCATCTACTTCGGGGAC GGGCAGACCACCAGGCAGCTGGGACGTACCCTCATCGACCCCCAGGCTAGGTTACACACTACCGATACCAACTTCCTGAAACACTACGGACGCGAGGTCATCGACTACGACTACCACAGCACCTACCAGAACACGTACAAGGGCCGGGACACGACCGAACCACCGCGCTACAGACGGTTCCACAAGTCCCTACCGCCAGCAGAGCCAGGGACTGTCCCCCTGACAACCACGACAACCGCCTGGGTACCAACCAATGCTCCCCAGTACAAGACTGGTACCCAGGTGCTGGCAATAAGCCAGGAACCCTTTCTGAAGCACAACCCGTGGAAATATTCGTACCACTCCAAGAGGAACGTTTACCCGCCGTATGACCGTAGATCTGAGCCTGTAGTAGACAATATGTTCAATCGTTACGGAGCGGCCTTCAACCAGAGTTCTAATTTCAACTCAACAGGATTCAGTGGATTTGAGTCACTAGAAACAACAGGGTGTAGTTAG
- the LOC127841994 gene encoding testis-expressed protein 36-like isoform X2, translating to MARGRKNAPDSTKVGVWFSHRGAQSAGAGVRAETTSTGAMLAGPYRSTSAQQPLPPPPPFAEKSTRNYRMSNKFSEHDNRNAFQNHGIYFGDGQTTRQLGRTLIDPQARLHTTDTNFLKHYGREVIDYDYHSTYQNTYKGRDTTEPPRYRRFHKSLPPAEPGTVPLTTTTTAWVPTNAPQYKTGTQVLAISQEPFLKHNPWKYSYHSKRNVYPPYDRRSEPVVDNMFNRYGAAFNQSSNFNSTGFSGFESLETTGCS from the exons ATGGCCAGGGGAAGGAAAAACGCCCCTGACTCGACGAAAGTCGGTGTATGG TTCTCTCACCGAGGAGCCCAGTCCGCCGGGGCAGGTGTACGCGCGGAGACCACGAGCACAGGCGCTATGTTGGCCGGCCCGTACCGCTCAACGTCTGCGCAGCAGCCACTTCCGCCACCACCGCCGTTCGCCGAGAAATCCACG AGAAACTACCGGATGTCCAACAAGTTCAGCGAGCATGACAACAGGAACGCCTTCCAGAATCACGGCATCTACTTCGGGGAC GGGCAGACCACCAGGCAGCTGGGACGTACCCTCATCGACCCCCAGGCTAGGTTACACACTACCGATACCAACTTCCTGAAACACTACGGACGCGAGGTCATCGACTACGACTACCACAGCACCTACCAGAACACGTACAAGGGCCGGGACACGACCGAACCACCGCGCTACAGACGGTTCCACAAGTCCCTACCGCCAGCAGAGCCAGGGACTGTCCCCCTGACAACCACGACAACCGCCTGGGTACCAACCAATGCTCCCCAGTACAAGACTGGTACCCAGGTGCTGGCAATAAGCCAGGAACCCTTTCTGAAGCACAACCCGTGGAAATATTCGTACCACTCCAAGAGGAACGTTTACCCGCCGTATGACCGTAGATCTGAGCCTGTAGTAGACAATATGTTCAATCGTTACGGAGCGGCCTTCAACCAGAGTTCTAATTTCAACTCAACAGGATTCAGTGGATTTGAGTCACTAGAAACAACAGGGTGTAGTTAG
- the LOC127841994 gene encoding uncharacterized protein LOC127841994 isoform X5: MFSHRGAQSAGAGVRAETTSTGAMLAGPYRSTSAQQPLPPPPPFAEKSTRNYRMSNKFSEHDNRNAFQNHGIYFGDGQTTRQLGRTLIDPQARLHTTDTNFLKHYGREVIDYDYHSTYQNTYKGRDTTEPPRYRRFHKSLPPAEPGTVPLTTTTTAWVPTNAPQYKTGTQVLAISQEPFLKHNPWKYSYHSKRNVYPPYDRRSEPVVDNMFNRYGAAFNQSSNFNSTGFSGFESLETTGCS, encoded by the exons ATG TTCTCTCACCGAGGAGCCCAGTCCGCCGGGGCAGGTGTACGCGCGGAGACCACGAGCACAGGCGCTATGTTGGCCGGCCCGTACCGCTCAACGTCTGCGCAGCAGCCACTTCCGCCACCACCGCCGTTCGCCGAGAAATCCACG AGAAACTACCGGATGTCCAACAAGTTCAGCGAGCATGACAACAGGAACGCCTTCCAGAATCACGGCATCTACTTCGGGGAC GGGCAGACCACCAGGCAGCTGGGACGTACCCTCATCGACCCCCAGGCTAGGTTACACACTACCGATACCAACTTCCTGAAACACTACGGACGCGAGGTCATCGACTACGACTACCACAGCACCTACCAGAACACGTACAAGGGCCGGGACACGACCGAACCACCGCGCTACAGACGGTTCCACAAGTCCCTACCGCCAGCAGAGCCAGGGACTGTCCCCCTGACAACCACGACAACCGCCTGGGTACCAACCAATGCTCCCCAGTACAAGACTGGTACCCAGGTGCTGGCAATAAGCCAGGAACCCTTTCTGAAGCACAACCCGTGGAAATATTCGTACCACTCCAAGAGGAACGTTTACCCGCCGTATGACCGTAGATCTGAGCCTGTAGTAGACAATATGTTCAATCGTTACGGAGCGGCCTTCAACCAGAGTTCTAATTTCAACTCAACAGGATTCAGTGGATTTGAGTCACTAGAAACAACAGGGTGTAGTTAG
- the LOC127841994 gene encoding uncharacterized protein LOC127841994 isoform X3, which translates to MSRRWLDCTLPFSHRGAQSAGAGVRAETTSTGAMLAGPYRSTSAQQPLPPPPPFAEKSTRNYRMSNKFSEHDNRNAFQNHGIYFGDGQTTRQLGRTLIDPQARLHTTDTNFLKHYGREVIDYDYHSTYQNTYKGRDTTEPPRYRRFHKSLPPAEPGTVPLTTTTTAWVPTNAPQYKTGTQVLAISQEPFLKHNPWKYSYHSKRNVYPPYDRRSEPVVDNMFNRYGAAFNQSSNFNSTGFSGFESLETTGCS; encoded by the exons atgtcccGTCGATGGCttgattgcactttaccg TTCTCTCACCGAGGAGCCCAGTCCGCCGGGGCAGGTGTACGCGCGGAGACCACGAGCACAGGCGCTATGTTGGCCGGCCCGTACCGCTCAACGTCTGCGCAGCAGCCACTTCCGCCACCACCGCCGTTCGCCGAGAAATCCACG AGAAACTACCGGATGTCCAACAAGTTCAGCGAGCATGACAACAGGAACGCCTTCCAGAATCACGGCATCTACTTCGGGGAC GGGCAGACCACCAGGCAGCTGGGACGTACCCTCATCGACCCCCAGGCTAGGTTACACACTACCGATACCAACTTCCTGAAACACTACGGACGCGAGGTCATCGACTACGACTACCACAGCACCTACCAGAACACGTACAAGGGCCGGGACACGACCGAACCACCGCGCTACAGACGGTTCCACAAGTCCCTACCGCCAGCAGAGCCAGGGACTGTCCCCCTGACAACCACGACAACCGCCTGGGTACCAACCAATGCTCCCCAGTACAAGACTGGTACCCAGGTGCTGGCAATAAGCCAGGAACCCTTTCTGAAGCACAACCCGTGGAAATATTCGTACCACTCCAAGAGGAACGTTTACCCGCCGTATGACCGTAGATCTGAGCCTGTAGTAGACAATATGTTCAATCGTTACGGAGCGGCCTTCAACCAGAGTTCTAATTTCAACTCAACAGGATTCAGTGGATTTGAGTCACTAGAAACAACAGGGTGTAGTTAG
- the LOC127841994 gene encoding uncharacterized protein LOC127841994 isoform X1, which yields MISRRKFSHRGAQSAGAGVRAETTSTGAMLAGPYRSTSAQQPLPPPPPFAEKSTRNYRMSNKFSEHDNRNAFQNHGIYFGDGQTTRQLGRTLIDPQARLHTTDTNFLKHYGREVIDYDYHSTYQNTYKGRDTTEPPRYRRFHKSLPPAEPGTVPLTTTTTAWVPTNAPQYKTGTQVLAISQEPFLKHNPWKYSYHSKRNVYPPYDRRSEPVVDNMFNRYGAAFNQSSNFNSTGFSGFESLETTGCS from the exons ATGATATCCCGGCGCAAG TTCTCTCACCGAGGAGCCCAGTCCGCCGGGGCAGGTGTACGCGCGGAGACCACGAGCACAGGCGCTATGTTGGCCGGCCCGTACCGCTCAACGTCTGCGCAGCAGCCACTTCCGCCACCACCGCCGTTCGCCGAGAAATCCACG AGAAACTACCGGATGTCCAACAAGTTCAGCGAGCATGACAACAGGAACGCCTTCCAGAATCACGGCATCTACTTCGGGGAC GGGCAGACCACCAGGCAGCTGGGACGTACCCTCATCGACCCCCAGGCTAGGTTACACACTACCGATACCAACTTCCTGAAACACTACGGACGCGAGGTCATCGACTACGACTACCACAGCACCTACCAGAACACGTACAAGGGCCGGGACACGACCGAACCACCGCGCTACAGACGGTTCCACAAGTCCCTACCGCCAGCAGAGCCAGGGACTGTCCCCCTGACAACCACGACAACCGCCTGGGTACCAACCAATGCTCCCCAGTACAAGACTGGTACCCAGGTGCTGGCAATAAGCCAGGAACCCTTTCTGAAGCACAACCCGTGGAAATATTCGTACCACTCCAAGAGGAACGTTTACCCGCCGTATGACCGTAGATCTGAGCCTGTAGTAGACAATATGTTCAATCGTTACGGAGCGGCCTTCAACCAGAGTTCTAATTTCAACTCAACAGGATTCAGTGGATTTGAGTCACTAGAAACAACAGGGTGTAGTTAG
- the LOC127841994 gene encoding uncharacterized protein LOC127841994 isoform X6: MAYFWNNRPNSGKHPVNLIKRNYRMSNKFSEHDNRNAFQNHGIYFGDGQTTRQLGRTLIDPQARLHTTDTNFLKHYGREVIDYDYHSTYQNTYKGRDTTEPPRYRRFHKSLPPAEPGTVPLTTTTTAWVPTNAPQYKTGTQVLAISQEPFLKHNPWKYSYHSKRNVYPPYDRRSEPVVDNMFNRYGAAFNQSSNFNSTGFSGFESLETTGCS, encoded by the exons ATGGCGTATTTCTGGAACAATCGGCCGAATTCTGGGAAACATCCGGTAAATCTGATAAAA AGAAACTACCGGATGTCCAACAAGTTCAGCGAGCATGACAACAGGAACGCCTTCCAGAATCACGGCATCTACTTCGGGGAC GGGCAGACCACCAGGCAGCTGGGACGTACCCTCATCGACCCCCAGGCTAGGTTACACACTACCGATACCAACTTCCTGAAACACTACGGACGCGAGGTCATCGACTACGACTACCACAGCACCTACCAGAACACGTACAAGGGCCGGGACACGACCGAACCACCGCGCTACAGACGGTTCCACAAGTCCCTACCGCCAGCAGAGCCAGGGACTGTCCCCCTGACAACCACGACAACCGCCTGGGTACCAACCAATGCTCCCCAGTACAAGACTGGTACCCAGGTGCTGGCAATAAGCCAGGAACCCTTTCTGAAGCACAACCCGTGGAAATATTCGTACCACTCCAAGAGGAACGTTTACCCGCCGTATGACCGTAGATCTGAGCCTGTAGTAGACAATATGTTCAATCGTTACGGAGCGGCCTTCAACCAGAGTTCTAATTTCAACTCAACAGGATTCAGTGGATTTGAGTCACTAGAAACAACAGGGTGTAGTTAG